A stretch of Bombina bombina isolate aBomBom1 chromosome 2, aBomBom1.pri, whole genome shotgun sequence DNA encodes these proteins:
- the LOC128648271 gene encoding protein dpy-30 homolog produces MEAEQSMEGQTQRIVENEKANTEKVSKQKVDLQALPTRAYLDQTVVPILLQGLSVLTKERPTNPIEFLAAYLLKNKTQFEDRN; encoded by the coding sequence ATGGAAGCTGAACAAAGTATGGAAGGACAAACACAGAGAATAGTAGAAAATGAAAAGGCCAACACAGAAAAAGTGTCTAAGCAGAAGGTGGATCTTCAGGCATTGCCTACACGAGCATATCTTGATCAAACCGTGGTTCCTATTCTATTACAAGGGCTTTCTGTTCTTACAAAGGAAAGGCCTACAAACCCAATAGAATTCTTAGCAGCCTATCTGTTAAAGAACAAAACACAGTTTGAAGACCGGAACTAG